Genomic DNA from Haloarcula marina:
GCGACTCCCACGTCCCCACCGTCGTCTCGTCGACGCGGGCCTGAAAGGCGTCGCCGTACTCCTCGAACTCGACGGTGGCGGCGTCGAGGTCCAACTGCGACAGCAGGGCCTCACGGTCGGCGTCGACGGTCGCCACCGCGTCCTGCCACGCGTCTCTGTACCACGTGGTCAGGCACAGGTCGTCGCCACAGGGTTCCAACGCGCCCACGTCGAGCAGTACGGATTCCACGTCGAAGTCGGCAATCGATTCCGTCTCTCGGCCGGGCCGGGCCGACTGCGGCCCCTTCCCGAATAGCGCTAGGACTGGTGCCGGGAGATACCGCTTGGTCAGCGTCGGCGTGCCGGGGACCAGATAGCCGCGGACGTAGACGAGACCGGCGGCGGTGAGAAAGACGAGACCACCGGCAGGAGCGGCGAACGCGGGCCGTCCGAGGGAGACGATGAGCGTGGCGACTGCCGCCGAGAGGACGGCGGCGATGAGCAGGTTCACGACCGTACACGGGAGACAGCGATTCGCACCGGTGTACTCCGGGCGGCGGAGTCGGTCCACTATGTGCATCGCTGACACGTTCGGGTGGCACGCAGTTGAATCTTGCTCGTCCCGGGAGATTCAAACCGCTGTCCGCCCAACGCCGGGGTAATGGGAAACGCAGACCTCCGGTCGCTGGCCGCCATCGAGGACGTGACCTTCGAGGAGTTAGAGGGGAGCGTCGTCGCCGTCGACGCCCACAACTGGCTCTATCGCTATCTGACCACGACAGTCAAGTTCACGAGCGACGCGAAGTACACGACGGCCGACGGTGACGAGGTGGCGAACCTCATCGGCGTCGTACAGGGCCTCCCGAAGTTCTTCGAACACGACCTGACACCGGTGTTCGTCTTCGACGGCGCGGTCACTGAGTTGAAAGACGACGAGGTGGCGAAGCGCCGCGAACAGCGCGAACGCTACGAGGAGCAACTCGAAGAAGCCCGCGAGGCCGGTGACGCCACCCGCGTGGCGAAACTCGACTCCCGCACCCAGCGACTCACCAGCACCATCGTCGAGACGACCCGAGAACTGCTCTCGCTTCTCGACGTGCCCGTGGTCGACGCTCCGGCGGAGGGCGAAGGCCAAGCGTCCTACATGGCCCGACAGGGCGACGTGGACTACGTCGGGACGGAAGACTACGACGCGCTCCTGTTCGGTGCGCCCTACACGCTCCGTCAACTCACCTCCAGCGGCGACCCCGAACTGATGGACTTCCAGGCGACGCTGGACAAACACGACCTGACGTGGGAGCAACTCGTCGACGCGGCCATCCTTATGGGGACGGACTTCAACGAGGGTATCTCCGGTATCGGACCGAAGACGGCGGTCAAGGAGATTGCCGAACACGGCGACCTCTACACCGTTCTGGAAGCCCGGGACGAGCATATCGAACACGCGGACCGCATCCGCAATCTGTTCTTAGACCCCGCGGTGACCGACGAGTACGCCGTTCCGGCCGACATTGACCCCGACGTGGAGGCCGCCCGGCGGTTCGTCACCGAGGAGTGGGAAGTCGACGCCGACGAAGTGGCGCGCGGGTTCGAGCGCATCAGCGAGTCGCTCGTCCAGACCGGCCTCGACCGCTGGACCTGAGCGGGCAGACGCCGAACCGACCGCTACCGACCGCTACCGACTGTCGAGTGGCGGTGAAAAAACACGTGTGAGAAAATCGTCGCGAGATGTGACGCCGTTCAGACGACCGATTCGACTTTCTCGACGGAGCCGAGTTCGCGGTTGCGGACCGCTTCACCGGTGGCGGCGTCGAAGAGGTGGATTGCTTCCTCGGGGAATGCCACGGTGACGTGTTGGCCCCCGTCGATGTTGCGCATCCCGTCGACGGTGGCGATGAACTGCGTGCCGTCGGTCCCCTCGAACTGCATGTGGACGGTGTTCTCGTTGCCACGGGGTTCGACCACGTCGACGACCCCTTGGTAGGTGTGTGTGCCCGACCCGTCCGCGACGACTTCGATGTCCTCCGGGCGGATGCCCAGGGTGAGGTCGGTCCGGTCGCCGAGTTCGCGAGCCACGCGGTCCGAGAGGTCGTACTCGAAGTCGTCGGCGACGAGCGTCGACCCCTGCCGGTCCACGTCGAAGAAGTTCATCGATGGTTCGCCGATGAAGCCCG
This window encodes:
- the fen gene encoding flap endonuclease-1 — its product is MGNADLRSLAAIEDVTFEELEGSVVAVDAHNWLYRYLTTTVKFTSDAKYTTADGDEVANLIGVVQGLPKFFEHDLTPVFVFDGAVTELKDDEVAKRREQRERYEEQLEEAREAGDATRVAKLDSRTQRLTSTIVETTRELLSLLDVPVVDAPAEGEGQASYMARQGDVDYVGTEDYDALLFGAPYTLRQLTSSGDPELMDFQATLDKHDLTWEQLVDAAILMGTDFNEGISGIGPKTAVKEIAEHGDLYTVLEARDEHIEHADRIRNLFLDPAVTDEYAVPADIDPDVEAARRFVTEEWEVDADEVARGFERISESLVQTGLDRWT